The Haloplasma contractile SSD-17B genome has a segment encoding these proteins:
- a CDS encoding helix-turn-helix transcriptional regulator gives MINKRARYIYHLDNLRLNKNFTVKQLCDGICSDRQYRKYLSGDNNISDQRLMDFCDNLGISARDFYYSLNEKDVYVLKHIKNLYYALTKKKYNKVSSLLENTHNIDLMTNQNRRFFNYCLIRFYYETKKYDEKHAISEASKYVDYPKCKDNNVFDFVDILFLLFIAQIEIHVGIQQGLKILLKILSNKNFLYLSSENRSILPPVYSTVSIMLGKLKLYDQCIEITDSGIDFCIKNSFNKSLTRLYYSKAVAHKMLDNLDLAKHYAVLCFTNVISRNNKSEIKLFYKTLMQDFDIDPFVLIQLQKEAFLK, from the coding sequence ATGATTAACAAAAGAGCGAGATATATCTACCATTTGGATAATTTACGATTAAATAAAAATTTCACTGTTAAACAGCTTTGTGATGGCATATGTAGCGATCGTCAATACAGAAAATATCTTTCTGGTGATAATAACATTAGTGATCAGCGTTTAATGGATTTTTGTGATAACCTAGGAATTAGTGCTCGGGATTTTTACTATAGTTTAAACGAAAAAGATGTATATGTTTTAAAACATATTAAAAACTTGTATTATGCCCTTACTAAAAAAAAGTATAATAAAGTATCATCTCTACTTGAAAACACTCACAATATAGATTTAATGACTAACCAAAATAGAAGATTTTTTAATTATTGTCTTATTCGCTTTTATTATGAAACTAAAAAATACGACGAAAAGCACGCTATAAGTGAGGCTTCAAAATATGTTGACTACCCCAAATGTAAAGATAATAATGTATTTGATTTTGTAGATATTTTATTTTTATTATTTATAGCTCAAATAGAGATTCATGTTGGCATACAACAAGGATTAAAAATCTTATTAAAGATTTTATCTAATAAAAACTTTTTATATTTAAGTAGTGAGAACAGAAGTATCCTTCCGCCAGTTTATTCAACTGTATCAATAATGTTAGGTAAGTTAAAACTGTATGATCAGTGCATTGAAATAACTGATTCTGGTATAGATTTCTGTATAAAAAATTCATTTAATAAGTCACTAACTAGATTATATTATTCAAAGGCTGTAGCCCATAAAATGTTAGATAATTTAGATCTAGCAAAACATTATGCAGTATTATGTTTTACAAATGTAATTTCTAGAAATAACAAAAGCGAAATAAAACTATTTTATAAGACATTAATGCAGGACTTTGACATAGATCCTTTTGTACTTATACAATTACAGAAAGAAGCCTTTTTAAAGTGA
- a CDS encoding FAD:protein FMN transferase has product MKEFIIVIFIIAIIGVSSYGIHTSNHNEQDNMILIKSSKMYTDYLDTPVNITVWGNTQFEVNDWESIEVILEDIDRTFNRNNTESEISRLNNYTGSSSFKVSDDMLYVLEESLYYAELTDGKFDPTIGKLVELWDIGNGYTSIPDQDDILYTKSLVNYKNVIIDQKQKTVKIIDSNINLDLGAIAKGYAGELIKKHLVSKGYKHAILDLGGNVLVVGDRYKTNYIGDQNWTVGIQDPHASNGVYIGTVFVKDKAIVTSGNYERFFIDQDTQKKYHHILDTDTGYPVRNNLASVTIITENSTAADALSTSMYALGINKGLEVIEKLNGTEVIFITEDRELIKSSGVDKIFKLNTKDE; this is encoded by the coding sequence ATGAAAGAGTTTATTATAGTTATTTTTATAATTGCTATTATAGGTGTATCATCATATGGAATACACACTTCAAATCACAATGAACAGGATAATATGATCCTTATCAAGAGTAGCAAGATGTATACAGATTATTTAGATACACCAGTAAACATAACAGTATGGGGTAACACTCAATTTGAAGTTAACGATTGGGAAAGTATAGAAGTCATTTTAGAAGATATTGACCGTACTTTTAATCGTAATAATACTGAGAGTGAAATATCTAGACTAAACAATTATACTGGAAGCTCATCTTTTAAAGTAAGTGATGACATGTTATATGTATTGGAAGAAAGTCTTTACTATGCAGAATTAACAGATGGAAAATTTGATCCGACTATTGGCAAACTAGTAGAGTTATGGGACATTGGTAACGGGTATACAAGTATACCGGATCAAGATGACATACTATATACTAAATCGTTAGTAAACTACAAGAACGTAATCATAGATCAAAAACAAAAAACTGTAAAAATAATAGACAGTAATATTAATTTAGACTTGGGTGCTATAGCTAAAGGTTATGCAGGGGAATTAATAAAAAAACATCTTGTATCAAAAGGGTATAAACATGCGATTTTGGACTTAGGTGGAAATGTTTTAGTTGTAGGAGATAGATATAAAACAAACTATATTGGAGATCAAAACTGGACAGTTGGTATCCAAGACCCACATGCTTCTAATGGTGTTTATATAGGAACAGTATTTGTTAAAGATAAAGCTATAGTAACATCAGGAAACTATGAGCGATTCTTTATAGATCAAGACACACAAAAAAAGTATCACCATATTCTTGATACAGATACGGGATATCCAGTTAGAAATAATCTAGCTAGTGTAACGATTATTACTGAAAATTCAACTGCTGCAGATGCATTATCAACTTCGATGTATGCATTAGGTATAAATAAAGGTTTAGAAGTAATAGAAAAATTGAATGGAACCGAAGTTATTTTCATTACAGAGGATAGAGAACTAATTAAATCATCTGGTGTAGATAAAATATTTAAATTGAACACAAAAGATGAATAA